A segment of the Aureliella helgolandensis genome:
GTTTGATCTGGATCATACGAGAACGCAGATCGCCAGCATCCTAGCCACGGGCATTATCCGCCACAGTCGGGCCAAACTCGCAGAGAGTTCCGAAATCTCGCCCCACAGCGCCGAGCCAGCGCTTGAATTTCCTGGACAGACTGCGCTCTCTGTCACCACGCGGGTTAACTCTCAGCGAAATACCCTAGGAACAGGAGAGGCACATGTTGAACATTGAGAAAGAGGTCGCCGCCATGGAGCGGATGACCGTCAACCAACTTCGCATTAAGTATGCGGACGTATTTGGTGAGGGGACCAACGGTCGGAACAAAGTCTGGTTGCTCAAGCGGATTGCTTGGCGAATGCAGGCCAACGAGGAAGGTGATCTTTCCGAACGGGCTCGTAAACGGGCCTTTGAAATTGCCAACGATGCAGACCTACGGATGCTGCCACCAAGGCAATCTAAGCTATCGGTCGACTCCTCCGAGCGGACCGTCACGAAGAAAGTCGGGATTGCTCACTCCAACGAGCTTCTGCCCGGTACCAAACTTCAGCGGATCTACAAGGGGGAAACGTTCTCGGTCACGGTGCTGGAAAGTGGATTTGAGTTCCAAGGTGAACGCTTCAAATCACTGACTGCGGTTGCCAAGGCTGTCACCGAGAAGCACTGGAACGGCTTTCACTTCTTCGGCCTGCGTCAACCAAGGAGTGCCAAATGAGCCGCCGAACAAAAGAGAAGCCGCCTGCTAGGGACGTCGTGCGGTGTGCCATCTACACACGCAAGTCGACGGAGGAGGGACTTGAGCAGGAGTTCAATTCCCTCGATGCCCAGCGCGAGGCGGGAGAAGCGTACATCAAGAGCCAGCAGCATGAGGGCTGGGTGTGCGTGCCGGATGCGTATGATGACGGTGGATTCACCGGCGCCAATATGGAGCGTCCAGCTCTGCGACGACTGCTCTGCGACATC
Coding sequences within it:
- a CDS encoding DUF2924 domain-containing protein; amino-acid sequence: MLNIEKEVAAMERMTVNQLRIKYADVFGEGTNGRNKVWLLKRIAWRMQANEEGDLSERARKRAFEIANDADLRMLPPRQSKLSVDSSERTVTKKVGIAHSNELLPGTKLQRIYKGETFSVTVLESGFEFQGERFKSLTAVAKAVTEKHWNGFHFFGLRQPRSAK